AATACAGTATCGAAACCCTAAACGTAGATGACAACACTAACGATGCTGAAGAGACCGTATAGTGGAAATAGAAGCTCCAAACAAAACGTCCCAATCTGAAATATACGTAGCTATGGGATTACTTCATGGATGCAGTCTTTTTGAGAAGGAATGTATTATGCAACTCTATAATAACTAAACTAAACAGTACTAAAAAATCGTGAATTTATCAGATTTAAACCCAATTTTGAAAAGTTCGCTTTTAATCCCTTATTATAGCGAGCTAAATTGCTCGGTCCCCTCAGTGTTCGCTAAAACGAGGGCCAACTTCAAGCGTCAGAAGAGTTTTAGCTTTTAATCAATTTAATCGTTGACTCAAGGATGTAAATATTTCTAACTTATGCCTTTCCCTCTAGCAAGCATTATTTCTTGGTCTTTCCACTAGCTCCTATTGACAACCTAAAGAGCATTGGCTTGGGTACGAGGTTGGTTTGTCACTGTTGTTTTTAAACTACGGTGATATTATTGGAGTGGCTGCATTTTTGCTATggcgaaagtttttttcttaacgCGTGCGCCTGCGCATTTAGGCAAAAATCAGCCATTcggtaaaataattttcaattttgcGAACATTTAATGCCCGCCACATAAAACAGTGAAAACATTAGCTTAAACACAGCTTGCAtttctattttgcagaatatATCACGAGTGTTACAAATTCAATTGTGAGCAAAATTTAATCTAAAATTCAAAAGGATTGCATGTTTCCCAACCTGCTGTTATATGGAGTTCATTTTTAGTtaatgttgtagccatgttaCTATATTTGGCACATAGAAAAACAATGTATAACAActttgttgcagccaactgtgtcgttaatgtttttttttatctatgttAAAGCTAATCACCAACTTGTAAACAAGTTGATTTCATATGAAACagcttgaaaagttgtctatgaatcttttcatttttttaaaaaaaatcttcattGGTATTGACCTAAATAGCTAAAAACGTATATACATCATCATATCTTGGTATAACCGTTAAATACAACACCCCACTTAGATCAGGGAGAGATGCATAATTAATGGCTACTTAAGTCGAAGATCTTGCTAATTTATCGAAAATAAGTACCCGGGAAAATTATGGAAGCTcgccattcgcgaaaattaatcccgTGACatttagataatttttttctattcgaAAACAGATTTACactaattttaattatttttttatttttttgagtcACCTAGAACAACCACAACATAAATGTAAATTTCAACTATAGCggtttttattttatgtcttCTTCATAAAAGCTCTTGAAAAGTTGTCATCAAAGGTAGGTAGATAACTTGCCTATGACGGCTTAAAATCGCAGTTCTTTTACGATcgctttctttttttgaaatatactAATAAATCGAAAAGTGTGTTCTAAATAACGTTCATATATTTTAAGACGCTGCTCAAAGGGTAATATTAGAAAtatttactaatatttttaatatatatttgaaatataTAATATTTCATTATCAAGCATATTGGAGATAAATTTTTTACAAGATTAAAAGATAACCCTTCATACCTAACAGTAGCCTTGTGGTAAAACGCgactataaaagtgtaaatctatcctttcttcttatattcagcatgAAAATGGGATTGGTGTATTcgacggttgtctagttgagcgattgctgtcgATTGCACAGtttccgtagctcaaatgggagctttaaatgcactaggtcGTTGATAgctaccaataggaactgaaaaggctatcccaggtaaacaattttaaataataataataataataataataataataatagtaataataataataatatgacacaaaataagaaatataataaTTATTCTTAGGAAAGAAGCGGGTGCggtcaaaataatttattttaaacagaCAGATGTACGCATCCGCTAATTCGAATGTCGTTTAATTTAAACACGCTCTCTCTATTtcggaaaaaaaattagtttcttGTTTGATAAAACTCTGTTCTGTTTATtgctgcttaattcgaacttttgtTTATACGAACATAATTTCGATCCCTTTTATGATCGAAAGTGGGTGAGTACAGTTTTTTAGTATGGTAGAGAtcagtcgttagcctgtggaaaaaacCGTGTTTCGCTTGTCATATTAAACTCTTGACATCAGATTTTTGCCTGTCGTACGTTGTACGGCCGCCTGTGTAAAAGACAAACAGCGAGTATCATAAAGGAGACGGAAGTTTCGTGGACATCGTATCTTCCTGTACCAATCAAATACATGGACACAGAAGATCTTGCAGTAAACAAGAATGAAAATACGGTGTCGTAAATTGTTAATATTGTCAACCAACAGCATAGCTAGTCAGTGTATTCACGAGCGAAAATTGATTACGCACATTTTTCATGACCactattttaataataaaaattatgatcTAAGCTAGTCGCTTAttaacttttaatttattttacaaaaatcttCACTGAACGCTAAAACGCTTGCTTTCAATAATCTATGAGATTTAACAACctaatttaaatataaattagGTATAAGATTTAAAATCGGGTTGTCTTCCGATTTAGTCGGACTGGATATCGGAACTAATCTAACGCCTGTGACTCCTTTTTTGAGGGCTTACATTTTGGAATCGTGGACAGCTATTCTAAATATAAATATGGACGAAACTCACTTCCCTTTGCTATCCAAAGTGAGTCCAAACGTTGACGagatttataattattttatctttaaaaatgaGATGCTTCAAAATGGCCCTTAGTTCAAGAGGTCTCTTAGTAAAGAGAGCATTTAAGTAATTGTCCATTCGTATGTTTCacttgattttttatatatcttttCAGTATACTAGTATTGAAGACTTTTTAGTCATAAGTTATTATTAGTTACGTGCAACGCCCTATAGATCACCCTAGATTTAATAAATAACAACACTTTGTTATGTCAGGCTTGTGTAGTTAGTTGTATGTTCAAACGAAGGGAAATTATGAACGATATCAATAATTTGACTCGCTTCActgatttattaaatattttaattttttaattgcatCCATTGAGGTAAGatgaatcaatcaatcaattattgattttttttttcgttcagTTAGCATCAGCGATTGAGGCGAGTGATCATTTCAACTCTGGTATCCAGAGAGAAGAGCTTTTATTGTTGATGTTCGTTCTGTTCTCAAGAATCCTTTGGGTTTTCTTTACTACAAGAAGAGAAAATCGGATAAAACTTATGAAGAGGGACAATTGTTGAGCTGAGTAGTAAAACGAAGgccttttttgtcaatttttctgaCAAATTTCCGTTTCGTTGTATGAAACATTATTACTTCGTTGCAGAAGAACTGATCGCCATCTTGTGGAATACGCTTCGTTTTGgaagtccaattttttttttgtttgacggAAATCATACATTTTAAGGCTTGAGTTGCTTGTGCTGTTAAAGAAATCCTTCCCAGCTTTGTTTTAGAAGAAGAATTATCTCTGGAGGAATATCAAGTTCAAATCTTAGAGACGTTGCCTTTTTTCTCCTGGAGAAACCATTTTTAGCTTTGTTTTAGAAGAACCATATTTCTTCGCTTGAAGAGatttattacagtcgttagggTTAAACTGTTTGTTTCGTTAAAGAATCGTTACCAGCTTCGTTTTAGAAGAATTTGTAGTTGTTAGAAAATAATCAAACTGGAAATTTAGAAACATAGGCTGTATTCTTCGTTGAAGGAGAACTTttcgctttgtttaaaagttataaCCTGGAAGCCCTTGGTTTACTTGGTCATATAAAGACATTTTCAGCCTCGTTGCAGAAGAATCATTTTAATTTTCGTTTAAAGGAAAATCAAACTCAAAACTGAAAACTTTACTTCTAAttcattaaagaaatttttatctgTGTTGGAAATTTTCgttgaagaaaaataaaaacagacatttattttgttcaaaaattattattttttgctttcgTTTAAGGAAGACATCCTGTTTGTTTACAGAACAGTGTTGACTTTAGCTTACAAAACAAGTCTAGCCGCACGTCTTtctgttaaaaaattgttttgctaaagaaagaagaaatcttTGTCTGAGGAGCGTTTGGCAATTCGAACTTACGTGAATTGCAGAAAGTTAAGTTTCAAGACGTGCAGAACTAAAAAGTTGTCAAGCACACCAACGGCACGTTTATTGGTAGACGTCATTTAGACATCATTACGACGGTGATTAAAAACAATTGATTacgaaatttgatttaattaATATATATACAGACATTGTATAATCAGCCATAAAAACTTGAACTTGTTTCGGAGTTACCAGCAACGTGTTAGAGTGTACCTGACGATAAGGAAGAAAGCAACTGAAAGAAATATAAAGTGATCGATATCTCGGCAATTCATTATGAAAGAGAATTTTGTTGCCGTTAGTGAAAAACATTGTGAACAATTTTGACAAAACACTATGCCTGCTACATCATCATTTAAAATTCCCGTATTAAAAACACAAACTTTAACCACAAGTAAAAATAAATCGAAAATTGGAGAGGTTTTGCAGTTAGATGTGACGCCATCGCCACAGTGTCATATTATTCAAGTTGAACGGCACCGATATTCCATGATTAAATACACCAAGATGGTAACCAGTGTTACGTTTAAATGACGGTAACCGTACATTTAGCGCTCAATACGCGAAGACGCGTAAACTTCAAGAGAAGATATAATGAAACTTTTGAATAACAATTTTATAGactgtatatatattgtatatatgtggcgtgtGCATATTacacaaaacagtaaaatatttataatttaaaattgtgCTGCCTTTTTGTATTCAACCTCGTTACCAGGACTCGTCCTTGTTTTAGAAGAAACCCTGGGCATGTAGTTGCTAGTACTTGTTACTtatattatttttgataaatattttgGCTTTTGTGgtctttaaaaaaactaattgttagcccgtgaaaaaattccACGGGAATTTATCTGTCACTTATTATAGCTACCATTTTTGACTCacagcaacctcgtccccagggcatcttgtatttttctgacatcCAGGACGGCAATATCGCTGTCCCCGTctcaaaaagatacaagataccgTGGGGTCGAGGTATTATTAGTCAACCTGGATCCCAagtctctttttgcatatcgggCGGCGAATCAGtaagcgcagcgccgatgagagacaaaatgccctgggaacgaggttggttattaatgtttttaagaaTTCTTTCTTATATTGAAAAAACCTAACTGGGATTCAGTTTTTTCACTCTTAACGTTGAGTCATAAGTTCAATTAGACTCCTTTCGTTTAACCTctccccagggctttttataTTCAGTCGAAATCCAGatgttaaaaacagaaaaaaggtgGACGATGTTGCATTTTGTTATGATAAGGATCCCGGTtagttacattttttatagtaaaaaaataGAGCCCTGGAAACGAGTGTTTCATTTCCAACATTTTGAGCTAGCGCATTGCGCATATTATTTAGCTACCTAGCTGCCAAGTTGGAAGCGAAACAAATGAAgggagaaaatttaaaattaattttgattttctatttctatttttcttttacagtcttttgttttaatttttgtctaATAATCTGATGTTTGTTCTCTTgagcacaaaacaaaaaacaggtgTACCAACGTCGTTTCCAGAGCGTCTTTGTAACATTTTGACACTGTATCGCCGTCCTGATGTAACAAAGATGCAATATGCCCAGGGGATAAGGTTTAAAAGTGAATAACCTCGGTTCCAGGCCTttttattgagaaaaaaaagTTCTAAAAGGAAGAAACGAGATTGGAAAGAcatcttttattttaacatcCAAGACGTTTGAATATATGCAATCCAAAACAAGCTCTGtgccaacctcgatcccagggctgttttttcttttttttttttcgccttCCTGGTATAAAAACTGACAAAGAGCCCGGGGGTCGAGATTGGCTCTGTATGTATAAgccttaaaataaatattttaatgctATTTTACAATGTAAGTTGAAACATCACAATAacttgaaattttttatttattttcccttTCTTTTACCCTCCTGCCATTCTAGTTGTCACTCTCCCCCTCAGTGTCTCAAATTGTTATACTTGTTTCAAGTACTTGTGTTTTCGTGTAGCAGTCCACGAAAGATTCTTTTTGCTCATCTACGTCATCCGTTTTTCTTCGACTTTTTATCGTTATTATTCGCCTGTATGGTTTGTATCGTTGCCCTTGTGGCGTTTCGTGTTGTTCGTGTGGCGTTTcgcattgttcatcaagtttATCGTTTTGTGAATCGAATActtcaaacgatttttcttgTTCGTCATCTGTTGGTGGACTTATGTTAGGTGCGTCGTTTTCTTTCATAAAATAAAAGTCATCCATTATAATCTCACTGTGTGCTTCCTTAATAACTTCTGGCTTTATTAAATCTTCTGAAACACTTTTTTCGTATCGTATAGTCCCAATTTCAAAACTTTTCAATTCGATATGCTTTTCTTTCAGCCATGCGACGCAATCGTAGAACACACCAAAACCGATACTGTCTTTTAACCGCAGAAGCTCAATCAGGGTGCTGTCCTGTAATGTGATACGAAGAATCTTCTTCAGATGCTTCACAATTCCGATTTGTTCATCCATATCCATATAAGGACCACCACAGCAATTTGAATATATGAAAGAAACGTATTTTATAACACACGTTATCGCTACTTTCACACCATCTTTTGTGATTACGTCATCGCACTCAAATTCAAAATGGTGTTCATCGTTACTGTGACAAGAACAACACCTTTTGCGAGCCCAGTCGTAGTAAGGTTCTTTTCCAGTATAAAATATGGATGAGTTTTGAGTTACAGCTGCAAACAGAACTGACATTTTGTAGGCAGTCTTTCTTTGATTATTGTCCTAAATGTCGATAAATTCATGTACATATTACACGAACTCATCCAGAAATACAGAAATTGACAAGGAACTGTGGGAATGCTTAAACAAGAAAAACGCATAGCTACAAATTATTCAACTTACTCCAACATTACAGATAAACAAGGTTATTGTATGAAATGCAATGAAAAGACAGGATTAAGAAATGAAACATTGAACATACTCACTCTAAAGTTTTTACCACACGATGAATAAAAATTATACTTAAGTAAGGTCATTGTTTACACAAAGGCTACCATTTTTATTCCCAAGATAGATTTCTATATAGTTGTTAATAATAGTTAATTACCACAATTGTCACGCTTcactaatttttaattgtctctgtaataatttaataacaacaaaaatagtAGCAGTTTGATGACATTAGAAACATCTACATAACTTGCAATTTGAACAGATACATAAACATGACATTCTTACTCGTGCAGCAGAATTAATTTCATTAGCCAGCCCCACTTGTTAAGTAAGATGAATTAACTCGATGCCTACAAACATTGGAATTTTGTTAAGTCAAAATCTCTGCGCCATATGTAAAGacggttttttattaaaaatcgttcacAGCTTCAGCTCCGAGCGTTTTCCGTGGGTGCTCAATATGTTCAATTTCATTCCATTAAAGATGGCAGCGTTTTCTGAACTTTTATTGGCTGTTGTTAACGCATTTTCTGTCTGCAAGCAATTGGAATTTGATACATCTAA
This DNA window, taken from Hydractinia symbiolongicarpus strain clone_291-10 chromosome 15, HSymV2.1, whole genome shotgun sequence, encodes the following:
- the LOC130628762 gene encoding uncharacterized protein LOC130628762, with translation MTLLKYNFYSSCGKNFRDNNQRKTAYKMSVLFAAVTQNSSIFYTGKEPYYDWARKRCCSCHSNDEHHFEFECDDVITKDGVKVAITCVIKYVSFIYSNCCGGPYMDMDEQIGIVKHLKKILRITLQDSTLIELLRLKDSIGFGVFYDCVAWLKEKHIELKSFEIGTIRYEKSVSEDLIKPEVIKEAHSEIIMDDFYFMKENDAPNISPPTDDEQEKSFEVFDSQNDKLDEQCETPHEQHETPQGQRYKPYRRIITIKSRRKTDDVDEQKESFVDCYTKTQVLETSITI